TTTCTTGCTCTAGTTACACTTCCTAAATCTGGTGAAACTACAACTACATCCTCTCTTTGATCAAATCCACTTTCTGCAAAGTATTTTCCTAATATAGGAACTCCTAAAAGATGATCTAAAGGTATATCAAAATATCCTTGTATTTGAGATGCATGTAAATCCATAGTTAAAACCCTATCTGCCCCCGCTGCAGTTAAAAGATCTGCTACAAGTTTAGCTGTAATAGGATCTCTTGCCTTTGTCTTTCTATCTTGTCTTGCATAACCATAATACGGTATTACTGCAGTTATTCTACCAGCTGATGCTCTCTTAAAAGCATCAATCATTATAAGTAATTCCATTAAATTATCATTTACAGGTGCACTAGTAGATTGAACTATAAAAGCATCAATTCCTCTAACTGTTTCATTTATATTTACTGTAATTTCTCCATCACTAAATCTTCCTACTTGTGCATCTCCTAGTGGTATTTCTAGAATATCCGCTATATCCTTAGCTAGTTTGTCATTTGAATTTCCAGCAAAAATTTTAAGACTTTTCTTTTCATGAATCATTACCAAAAGAACCTCCTTAGTATTCTATTTTTCATCTTTTTTCGCTACCCAATTTTCCTTGTTTATTTGCCTACTTCTAGCTATAGCTAAAGCTCCTTTAGGAACTTCTTCTGTAATAGTTGAACCAGCCGCTATGTATGAATTATCTTTTACTTCAACAGGTGAAACTAAATTAGCATTACAACCTATAAAAACGTCATCTCCTATGATAGTTTTATATTTCTTTTTGCCATCGTAATTTACTATTACTGTTCCACATCCAAAATTACATCTTTCTCCAACTTCTGCATCTCCTATATATGTTAGATGAGATACTTTGGTATTATTGCCTATATTGGATTTTTTTATTTCTACAAAATCTCCAATCCTTACAGAACTTCCTATATTACTATCAGGTCTTATATAAGCAAAAGGACCCACTGTAGTATTTTCTCCAATATTACTTTGTAGTATAACCGAATTTTGGATTACAACATTTTTCTCTATTATGCTGTCAACTATTCTAGAATTTGGGTATAGTACACAATTTTCTTTTATTATTGTCTTCCCTTGTAGTACATTTCCTGGATATATTATACTATCATTATGTATGACTACATCGCAGTCTATATATGTATTATTCGGATCTATTATTGTAACACCATTTTCTAAATGCATAGCATTTATTCTTCTTCTCATGATTGTTTCCACCTCTGCTAATTGAAGTCTTGAGTTTACACCCATAGTTTCTTCAAAATCAACAGCTAATGCTCCTACTTTTTTTCCGTCTTTTTTTAGTATTTCAATAACATCCGTTAAATAATATTCTCCTTGTGCATTATTATTATCTAATTTCTCAAGGGCTTTTAGTAGAGTTTGAATATTAAAGCAGTACATTCCTGCGTTTATTTCCTGTATTTTTAACTCTTCTTTTGAACAATCTTTGTGTTCTATTATTTTATCAACTTCTCCGTTACTCTTTCTTAAAACTCTTCCATATCCACTGGGATTATCTATAATAGATGTAAGAATTGTACCATGAAAATCATTCTTATCATGATATTCTATAAGTCTTTTTATGGTTTTAGAGGTAATTAATGGAGCATCTCCTGTAAAAATTGCTACATTACCTTTTTTATTTAATAAAAATTCTTTTGCGCATTTTACAGCATGTCCTGTCCCTAATTGTTGTTCTTGAAATGAAAAAGATACTCTTCTAGATTCTGTTTTTAATTTTACTTCTTCAGCTTTT
This window of the Clostridium cochlearium genome carries:
- a CDS encoding ribose-phosphate pyrophosphokinase, whose product is MIHEKKSLKIFAGNSNDKLAKDIADILEIPLGDAQVGRFSDGEITVNINETVRGIDAFIVQSTSAPVNDNLMELLIMIDAFKRASAGRITAVIPYYGYARQDRKTKARDPITAKLVADLLTAAGADRVLTMDLHASQIQGYFDIPLDHLLGVPILGKYFAESGFDQREDVVVVSPDLGSVTRARKFADRIHAPIAIIDKRRPKPNVSEVMHIIGEIKDKTCILVDDMIDTAGTITNGANALVERGAKDVYACCTHAVLSGPAIERIDNSVIKELITLNTIDISKIKSSDKIKVLSVAPVFAEAIRRIYEEISVSKLFD
- the glmU gene encoding bifunctional UDP-N-acetylglucosamine diphosphorylase/glucosamine-1-phosphate N-acetyltransferase GlmU, which gives rise to MYNCAVLLAAGEGKRMKSATPKVLHKVCGKEMVNHVIDALREANIEDVNVIVGKKAEEVKLKTESRRVSFSFQEQQLGTGHAVKCAKEFLLNKKGNVAIFTGDAPLITSKTIKRLIEYHDKNDFHGTILTSIIDNPSGYGRVLRKSNGEVDKIIEHKDCSKEELKIQEINAGMYCFNIQTLLKALEKLDNNNAQGEYYLTDVIEILKKDGKKVGALAVDFEETMGVNSRLQLAEVETIMRRRINAMHLENGVTIIDPNNTYIDCDVVIHNDSIIYPGNVLQGKTIIKENCVLYPNSRIVDSIIEKNVVIQNSVILQSNIGENTTVGPFAYIRPDSNIGSSVRIGDFVEIKKSNIGNNTKVSHLTYIGDAEVGERCNFGCGTVIVNYDGKKKYKTIIGDDVFIGCNANLVSPVEVKDNSYIAAGSTITEEVPKGALAIARSRQINKENWVAKKDEK